One genomic segment of Bifidobacterium breve DSM 20213 = JCM 1192 includes these proteins:
- a CDS encoding MerR family transcriptional regulator, translating into MTDCQHCHKPTKQADNPLCQHCREDYWQLIHQLGHTQLPTLRSIMLRQAHIGTPEHTPNRGNAPLPIDTRAQDLIEESEAWLAEQAGKIRAAYAGYDWRKAWFAIISNKHTILTMNTAADDYAALEHITRRNEQALTPEDELIILGTCPNCHSMLTGTPEAESATCPDCHSEWAAPAIKAARDERLWQVQITGTPSDAAKELKRYGLTISRNLISQWLKRGKLHATPTEHKRQYMFNLGELAALLDCHR; encoded by the coding sequence TTGACCGACTGCCAGCACTGCCACAAGCCCACGAAGCAGGCGGACAATCCACTCTGCCAGCACTGCCGCGAAGACTACTGGCAGCTCATCCACCAACTCGGACACACCCAACTACCAACCCTGCGAAGCATCATGCTCCGACAAGCCCACATCGGAACCCCGGAACACACGCCAAACCGAGGAAACGCGCCACTCCCGATCGACACCCGCGCACAAGACCTCATCGAAGAATCGGAAGCATGGCTCGCCGAACAAGCAGGCAAAATCAGAGCGGCATACGCTGGATACGACTGGCGGAAAGCATGGTTCGCCATCATCAGCAACAAACACACCATATTGACGATGAACACCGCAGCAGACGACTACGCCGCCCTGGAACACATCACCAGACGCAACGAACAAGCCCTGACACCGGAAGACGAGCTCATAATCCTCGGCACCTGCCCAAACTGCCACAGCATGCTCACCGGCACGCCAGAAGCCGAATCAGCCACATGCCCAGACTGCCACAGCGAATGGGCGGCACCAGCAATCAAAGCAGCCCGAGACGAAAGACTATGGCAAGTGCAAATCACCGGCACACCCAGCGATGCAGCCAAGGAGTTGAAACGATACGGCCTGACCATATCACGCAACCTCATCAGCCAATGGCTCAAACGCGGCAAACTCCACGCCACGCCGACGGAACACAAGCGGCAGTACATGTTCAACCTAGGCGAGCTGGCCGCACTACTTGACTGTCACCGTTGA
- a CDS encoding phage N-6-adenine-methyltransferase, protein MSDFTGAGGAAYMSNRMNWETPQELFDQLDAEFHFTLDAASSATNHKCQKYYTAEDSAFDHEWGGETVFCNPPYGKAIAEWVRKCSAEASRKDTLVVMLLPARTDTRWFQQFILNRAEVRFLKGRLRFETNGIPGGPAPFPSMIVVMRTGER, encoded by the coding sequence ATGAGCGATTTCACTGGTGCCGGTGGCGCAGCTTACATGTCAAACCGCATGAATTGGGAGACTCCACAGGAATTGTTTGACCAGCTCGACGCGGAGTTTCACTTCACGTTAGACGCGGCTAGCAGCGCAACGAACCACAAGTGCCAGAAATACTATACAGCCGAAGACAGCGCATTTGATCATGAGTGGGGGGGGGAGACGGTATTCTGCAATCCTCCATACGGCAAGGCAATCGCGGAATGGGTGCGCAAATGCAGCGCAGAAGCCAGCCGCAAAGACACCCTCGTCGTCATGCTCCTGCCCGCTCGCACCGACACACGCTGGTTCCAACAATTCATTCTCAACCGTGCGGAGGTCAGGTTCCTCAAAGGCCGACTCCGGTTCGAGACGAACGGCATACCGGGCGGCCCGGCGCCATTCCCCAGCATGATCGTCGTAATGCGCACCGGAGAAAGATGA